The following coding sequences lie in one Arachis ipaensis cultivar K30076 chromosome B05, Araip1.1, whole genome shotgun sequence genomic window:
- the LOC107644821 gene encoding membrane steroid-binding protein 2 → MALQLWETLKEAIVAYTGLSPPTFFTLLALFLAIYYVVSGLFGSSANNTHGATRDFEPQMQPLKPPVQLGEVTEEELKAYDGTDPEKPLLMAIKGEIYDVSQSRMFYGPGGPYALFAGKDASRALAKMSFEEKDLTGDISGLGPFELEALQDWEYKFMSKYVKVGTIKKEVPVTEGEFKGESSESSPQDGDAPKPAIEEGGSSENVAVKSEENPSHVDADKE, encoded by the exons ATGGCTCTGCAACTGTGGGAGACTTTGAAGGAAGCAATAGTGGCTTACACTGGCCTCTCTCCACCCACCTTCTTCACTCTTTTGGCActcttccttgccatttactaCGTCGTTTCGGGCCTCTTTGGTTCCTCCGCTAATAACACCCATGGAGCCACCAGGGATTTCGAGCCGCAGATGCAGCCTCTGAAACCGCCGGTTCAGCTCGGTGAGGTCACGGAGGAGGAGCTCAAGGCCTATGATGGCACTGATCCTGAGAAGCCTCTGCTCATGGCCATCAAGGGTGAGATCTATGATGTTTCACAGAGCAG GATGTTTTATGGACCTGGTGGACCATATGCTCTATTTGCCGGCAAGGATGCTAGCAGAGCGTTAGCAAAAATGTCTTTCGAAGAGAAAGACCTAACTGGTGATATTTCTGGTCTTGGACCATTTGAGCTTGAGGCGTTGCAAGACTGGGAATATAAGTTTATGAGCAAGTATGTTAAAGTTGGAACCATCAAAAAGGAAGTTCCAGTGACCGAAGGAGAATTCAAAGGTGAATCATCAGAATCCTCTCCCCAAGATGGTGATGCTCCCAAACCTGCTATTGAAGAAGGTGGCTCCTCAGAAAATGTAGCTGTTAAAAGTGAGGAAAACCCTTCACATGTTGATGCAGATAAAGAGTAA